One window from the genome of Actinomycetota bacterium encodes:
- a CDS encoding DNA-3-methyladenine glycosylase, with protein sequence MKRLEKDFYERPTAMVARDLLGKVLVRVDTYGRTSGMIVETEAYLGPGDPASHAHRGSTPRSSIMFGPSGFAYVYFSYGMHNLFNVVTEKDGVAGAVLVRALEPLEGVDIMLKRRGHVKKTDIASGPARLTQAMGIGLELNGFSLTGEDLFIVEEGLKVGEMVSTTRIGISDGKESLLRFYIKASSHVSKK encoded by the coding sequence GTGAAGCGTCTTGAGAAAGACTTCTATGAGCGGCCGACCGCAATGGTGGCAAGGGATCTTCTCGGCAAAGTCCTGGTCAGAGTCGATACATACGGCAGAACCTCCGGGATGATCGTTGAGACAGAAGCCTACCTGGGCCCAGGCGACCCGGCAAGCCACGCTCATCGAGGAAGTACGCCAAGGAGCAGTATAATGTTTGGTCCATCCGGATTTGCCTATGTCTACTTCAGCTATGGGATGCACAACCTCTTCAATGTGGTAACCGAAAAAGATGGGGTGGCTGGAGCCGTCCTCGTCAGGGCGCTTGAGCCCCTTGAGGGGGTAGATATTATGCTTAAGCGCAGGGGCCATGTAAAGAAGACAGATATCGCGAGCGGGCCGGCCAGACTGACCCAGGCCATGGGGATAGGTCTTGAGCTAAACGGTTTCTCTCTGACGGGCGAGGACCTCTTTATCGTGGAGGAAGGTCTTAAGGTGGGGGAGATGGTCTCCACGACAAGGATCGGCATTTCAGATGGCAAGGAGTCCCTCTTAAGGTTCTATATAAAGGCCAGTTCTCACGTTTCGAAGAAGTGA
- the polX gene encoding DNA polymerase/3'-5' exonuclease PolX, which translates to MDNQTVAKVLGEISEILQILGESRFKINAYSRAARAIMGLTQDLVEIYKEGGLEKIPGVGKSIAQKIEELLLTGRLSYHEELLALVPRGVMNLMMIPHVGPKKAKLFYDELAISDVEELYLAAKEGRLQSLPKMGKKAETAIIAAIEDFCRSRERILLSEAYPLAEKVIGHLKKNDSVWDISSAGSLRRMKETIGDIDILVSSNMSEEVFDDFTQMDGVLRVIERGRAKASVMTEAGLQVDLRVVSPNEYGSALQYFTGSKEHNVRLRDFAKRRGYKISEYGIFDAGTGTRLGGRREEEIYKVLGMKMMDPTLREDKGEIEAALSGSLPELIEIGDVRGDLHVHSNYSDGLNRIEELAASAKDLGYEYIAISDHAEGLKVARGLTKNDLKRQFEEIDLVNEKIDNFRVLKGIELNIELEGDVDFETDFLEEFDIVIAAIHSGFSMAKDELTARMIRAMENPNIDIIGHPTGRILGKRPPYQLDLDRVFEAAAKTGTLLELNSLPERLDLKDEHLKKAKEAGARFAIDTDAHNLNQLKYIFFGVATAKRGWLTREDVVNAHPLNVMLSMLEKN; encoded by the coding sequence TTGGATAATCAGACCGTCGCCAAGGTTTTGGGTGAGATATCGGAAATCCTTCAGATCCTTGGCGAATCCCGCTTCAAAATCAACGCCTACAGCCGAGCCGCCCGGGCCATCATGGGTCTCACTCAAGACCTGGTTGAGATCTATAAAGAGGGCGGCCTAGAGAAAATACCCGGCGTAGGCAAAAGCATCGCCCAAAAGATCGAAGAGCTCCTCTTGACTGGCAGGCTCTCCTATCATGAAGAGCTTCTTGCGCTCGTCCCACGGGGCGTGATGAATCTGATGATGATCCCGCATGTCGGGCCCAAAAAGGCCAAGCTGTTCTACGATGAGCTCGCCATATCCGATGTGGAAGAGCTCTATTTGGCGGCAAAAGAGGGCAGGCTTCAAAGTCTGCCCAAGATGGGAAAGAAAGCCGAAACAGCCATCATAGCCGCCATCGAGGACTTCTGCCGCTCACGGGAGAGGATTCTCTTAAGCGAAGCTTACCCCCTGGCCGAAAAAGTTATCGGTCACCTCAAGAAGAACGACTCTGTCTGGGATATCAGTTCGGCCGGAAGCTTAAGGCGGATGAAGGAGACTATAGGTGATATAGATATACTCGTCTCAAGCAACATGAGCGAGGAAGTATTCGATGATTTTACCCAGATGGATGGGGTGCTTAGGGTCATCGAAAGGGGCAGGGCGAAGGCTTCAGTCATGACCGAAGCCGGACTTCAGGTGGACTTAAGGGTCGTCTCGCCCAATGAATACGGCTCGGCCCTGCAATACTTCACCGGCTCCAAGGAGCATAACGTCCGCTTGAGGGATTTTGCCAAGAGAAGGGGTTATAAGATAAGTGAATACGGGATATTCGATGCAGGGACGGGCACGCGCTTGGGCGGCCGGCGCGAAGAAGAGATTTACAAGGTGCTCGGCATGAAGATGATGGACCCGACTTTGCGCGAGGACAAGGGAGAGATAGAGGCGGCCCTATCGGGCAGTCTGCCTGAGCTGATCGAAATCGGTGATGTAAGGGGCGATCTTCACGTCCACTCCAACTATAGCGACGGGCTAAATAGGATTGAGGAGCTGGCCGCCTCAGCTAAGGATTTGGGTTATGAATACATTGCGATAAGCGATCACGCCGAGGGGCTTAAAGTGGCAAGGGGGCTTACCAAAAATGACCTTAAGCGACAATTTGAGGAGATAGATCTGGTCAACGAAAAGATCGATAACTTCAGGGTCCTAAAGGGAATTGAGCTCAACATCGAGCTCGAGGGAGATGTCGATTTTGAGACCGACTTCTTGGAGGAGTTTGATATCGTGATCGCCGCAATCCACAGCGGTTTCTCTATGGCCAAGGATGAACTAACAGCGCGGATGATAAGAGCGATGGAGAATCCAAACATCGACATCATCGGTCACCCGACCGGAAGGATTCTTGGCAAGCGGCCCCCGTATCAGCTCGATCTTGACCGGGTCTTTGAAGCTGCGGCAAAGACAGGGACGCTCCTGGAACTCAACTCCCTTCCTGAAAGGCTCGACTTAAAGGATGAGCACCTCAAGAAGGCCAAAGAAGCTGGGGCAAGGTTTGCGATAGACACCGATGCCCACAACTTAAATCAACTCAAATATATTTTTTTCGGGGTAGCCACAGCCAAGCGAGGCTGGTTGACCAGAGAAGATGTTGTCAATGCCCATCCCTTGAACGTGATGCTATCGATGTTGGAGAAGAATTGA
- the argH gene encoding argininosuccinate lyase yields MKLWQGRFKLNTSGLVEEFTSSLDFDRRLYAYDIKGSMAHVKMLAKCDIITEKEAAEIEEGLSEIYRDIEADAFDFDPADEDIHMAIECALIDKIGTVGGKLHTARSRNDQVALDVRMYLKDEMKSIMNLIIELQRVLIELALNNLDVIIPGLTHFQHAQPVLLSHHLMAYFFMLERDFDRLKDCRYRTDSMPLGSGALAGTVFPIDRYFVAEELGFSKVSENSLDSVSDRDFIVEFLAAASLIMVHLSRLSEELIVWSSFEFDFIELGDDFTTGSSIMPQKKNPDVAELVRGKSGRVFGDLLNLLTTLKSLPLAYNRDLQEDKEALFDGADTVKACLNIYAAMLGSIRIKPERMRASAEKGFLTATDVADYLTDKGLPFRDSHKTVGEMVAYCIEKSITLGQLKLKELKKFSPLFEEDVLSLISVETSVDRRDSFGGTSRSSVIKEIEIAQKMLEEEKIYLA; encoded by the coding sequence ATGAAGCTTTGGCAAGGACGCTTCAAATTGAATACCAGCGGTCTGGTTGAGGAGTTTACCTCATCCCTCGATTTCGACCGCCGTCTTTACGCCTACGATATCAAGGGGAGCATGGCTCACGTCAAGATGCTTGCCAAGTGCGACATCATCACCGAAAAGGAGGCAGCCGAGATAGAGGAGGGTCTTTCTGAAATATATCGCGACATAGAGGCCGATGCTTTCGACTTCGACCCGGCCGATGAAGATATCCATATGGCCATAGAGTGCGCTCTGATAGACAAGATAGGAACCGTCGGTGGCAAACTACATACGGCACGGAGCCGAAATGACCAGGTTGCTCTGGATGTCAGGATGTATCTGAAGGATGAGATGAAGTCGATCATGAATTTGATAATCGAGCTCCAGAGGGTTCTAATCGAACTTGCCCTAAACAATCTGGATGTGATAATTCCTGGGCTCACTCACTTTCAGCATGCTCAACCTGTGCTCCTCTCTCACCACCTCATGGCCTACTTCTTCATGCTTGAAAGGGATTTCGATCGCTTGAAGGACTGCCGCTACCGGACCGACAGCATGCCGCTAGGCTCGGGGGCACTCGCCGGGACGGTCTTTCCTATAGACCGGTATTTCGTCGCAGAAGAGCTCGGCTTCTCGAAGGTTAGCGAGAATAGCTTGGATAGCGTGAGCGACCGTGACTTTATCGTGGAGTTTCTGGCCGCTGCCTCCTTGATCATGGTTCACTTGAGCCGCCTCTCCGAAGAGCTCATAGTCTGGTCATCGTTCGAATTCGACTTCATAGAGCTCGGTGACGACTTTACCACCGGGAGCAGCATTATGCCTCAGAAGAAGAACCCCGATGTGGCCGAGCTCGTCCGGGGCAAGAGCGGCCGGGTATTTGGTGATCTCTTAAACCTTCTAACCACGTTGAAATCCCTCCCCCTCGCCTATAACCGCGATCTTCAAGAGGATAAAGAGGCCCTCTTCGATGGGGCCGATACCGTAAAGGCCTGTCTCAACATCTATGCCGCCATGCTGGGCTCGATCAGGATAAAGCCGGAGAGGATGAGGGCCTCCGCCGAGAAGGGGTTCTTAACTGCGACTGACGTCGCCGACTATTTGACCGATAAGGGCTTGCCGTTTCGCGATTCCCATAAGACGGTCGGAGAAATGGTCGCCTATTGCATAGAGAAGTCGATCACGCTGGGTCAGCTCAAACTGAAGGAGCTTAAGAAGTTCTCCCCCCTCTTCGAGGAAGATGTTTTGAGCCTCATCTCGGTCGAGACATCGGTCGATAGGAGAGATAGCTTTGGCGGAACCTCAAGATCTAGCGTAATCAAGGAGATCGAGATAGCTCAAAAGATGTTGGAAGAAGAGAAGATCTACCTCGCTTGA
- a CDS encoding argininosuccinate synthase, translated as MKERVVLAYSGGLDTSVAIAWLKDKYDLEVVALAIDVGQPGDLEEIRKKALKIGAVESHVVDAREEFANDFIAQALKANATYEGKYPLATSLARPLIAKHLVEVANKSRCGHIAHGSTGKGNDQVRFEVAIAALDPRLKVIAPIREWSMTRDEAMNYAAERDIPVPTTKSSPYSIDENLWGRSCECGVLEDPAIEPPEDAFGWTKSPLEAPESPEYLSIQFEEGVPVGLNGQGMNLVDLIVDLNRIGGGHGVGRIDMVENRLVGIKSREIYESPAAVILTQAHREVEALTLERDLTHFKSQLELKYAELIYYGLWFSPLREALAVFIEESQKSVSGEVKMKLYKGSAIVVGRKSNESLYEHKLATYDADDAFSHDSAKGFIELFGLPIKVWASKRRGGAW; from the coding sequence TTGAAGGAGAGAGTCGTTCTCGCTTATTCGGGCGGTCTGGATACCTCGGTCGCCATAGCCTGGCTTAAGGATAAATACGATCTTGAAGTCGTCGCTCTGGCCATAGACGTAGGACAACCTGGTGATTTGGAAGAGATTAGAAAGAAGGCCCTAAAGATTGGAGCGGTCGAATCACACGTGGTCGATGCGAGGGAAGAGTTTGCCAATGATTTTATCGCGCAGGCTTTAAAGGCAAATGCCACTTATGAGGGCAAGTACCCGCTTGCGACCTCACTTGCCCGCCCCTTGATAGCTAAACATCTGGTAGAAGTGGCAAATAAGAGCCGCTGTGGCCACATAGCTCATGGCAGCACCGGCAAGGGGAATGATCAGGTAAGGTTCGAAGTCGCGATCGCCGCCTTGGATCCCAGGCTCAAAGTCATCGCCCCGATAAGGGAGTGGAGCATGACAAGGGATGAGGCCATGAATTATGCCGCAGAGAGGGATATCCCGGTTCCAACGACCAAATCCTCACCCTACAGCATAGACGAAAATCTCTGGGGCCGAAGCTGTGAATGCGGAGTCTTGGAGGATCCCGCCATCGAGCCACCCGAGGATGCCTTCGGCTGGACCAAATCACCTCTTGAGGCTCCGGAAAGCCCGGAGTATCTTTCGATCCAATTCGAAGAAGGGGTTCCAGTCGGTTTAAATGGTCAAGGGATGAATCTCGTTGATCTCATCGTGGACTTGAACCGGATCGGAGGCGGTCACGGCGTAGGCCGGATAGACATGGTAGAGAACAGGCTGGTTGGCATAAAATCGCGCGAGATATACGAGTCTCCAGCGGCCGTCATATTAACCCAGGCTCACCGAGAGGTTGAGGCCCTTACTCTAGAAAGGGACCTCACCCATTTTAAGAGTCAATTGGAATTGAAATATGCCGAGCTGATATATTACGGTCTCTGGTTTTCGCCACTTAGAGAGGCCTTGGCCGTTTTCATCGAAGAGAGTCAGAAGAGCGTTTCGGGAGAGGTCAAAATGAAACTATACAAGGGCTCAGCCATCGTTGTGGGACGCAAGTCCAACGAGTCGCTCTATGAACACAAGCTTGCCACCTACGATGCTGACGATGCCTTTTCTCATGACTCTGCCAAGGGTTTCATAGAGCTCTTTGGCCTACCAATAAAAGTTTGGGCCTCAAAGAGGAGAGGGGGAGCCTGGTAG
- a CDS encoding ArgR family transcriptional regulator: MKEKELRQAAIRSLTDEYKIKTQEEMIQRLKERGIGATQATLSRDIVDLKLVKTDESYYTYEGELQFARLANEFVTEVISACNIVLVKCSEGAASGVAATFDRLGWREVLGSVAGDDTILLVTPTADTAKSIEVRIAGLISK; the protein is encoded by the coding sequence ATGAAGGAGAAGGAACTGAGGCAGGCGGCAATCAGGTCCTTGACCGATGAATACAAGATAAAGACGCAAGAAGAGATGATCCAGAGACTTAAGGAGAGAGGGATCGGAGCCACCCAAGCAACTTTGAGCCGAGATATCGTTGATCTGAAGCTGGTCAAGACGGATGAAAGCTATTATACCTATGAGGGTGAGCTCCAGTTTGCCAGACTGGCAAACGAATTCGTCACCGAGGTCATTTCGGCTTGCAATATAGTTCTGGTAAAGTGCAGCGAGGGGGCTGCCTCGGGCGTGGCCGCCACGTTCGATAGGCTCGGTTGGCGGGAGGTCCTGGGCAGCGTGGCCGGAGACGATACCATCCTTCTCGTCACCCCGACCGCCGATACCGCCAAGAGTATTGAGGTCAGAATAGCTGGCCTGATTTCTAAATAA
- the argF gene encoding ornithine carbamoyltransferase, with amino-acid sequence MTRLKGKDCLCLAEFTQDQIYKILAKGSEFKKLHWARRLPRLLEGKTVALIFEKPSTRTRVSFEAGVAQLGGHPLVLNTNDLQLKRGESIEDTGRVLSRYVDAIVMRTFSQDSLERLASTSDVPVVNALTDEYHPCQALADLLTILEKRDHLAGIKLAYIGDGNNVCHSLLLGGAMVGVDVWVATPKGFEPSIEVVKVAKGLARNFKQEIRVLNDPKVAAMMADVLYTDVWTSMGQEDEAIKRKRAFAPYQINEALLASAKKDALVMHCLPAHRGEEIEAAVLDGPHSVVFDQAENRLHVQKALLSLLIGDEK; translated from the coding sequence TTGACAAGGCTCAAAGGTAAGGATTGCTTATGCCTTGCCGAATTTACCCAGGATCAGATATATAAGATTTTGGCCAAGGGGAGTGAATTTAAGAAGCTTCATTGGGCAAGGAGGTTGCCTCGTCTTTTGGAAGGCAAGACGGTCGCCCTCATCTTCGAAAAGCCATCGACTAGGACCCGCGTCTCCTTTGAGGCCGGAGTTGCCCAGCTCGGCGGTCATCCTTTGGTCTTAAACACAAACGATCTTCAGCTCAAGAGGGGCGAAAGCATCGAAGATACCGGCCGGGTCCTCTCCAGGTATGTTGATGCCATCGTCATGCGCACCTTCAGCCAAGACTCTTTGGAAAGATTGGCCTCCACCTCCGACGTGCCAGTCGTAAATGCTCTGACCGACGAGTATCACCCTTGCCAAGCTCTGGCCGATCTCTTGACCATACTCGAAAAGAGGGATCATCTGGCCGGAATCAAGCTTGCCTATATCGGAGATGGAAACAACGTCTGTCACTCCCTTCTTCTCGGCGGTGCCATGGTTGGAGTGGACGTCTGGGTCGCGACCCCTAAAGGTTTTGAGCCAAGCATTGAGGTGGTAAAGGTGGCCAAGGGGTTGGCCAGGAACTTTAAGCAAGAGATCAGGGTGCTCAACGATCCCAAGGTGGCCGCCATGATGGCCGATGTCTTATATACAGATGTCTGGACGAGCATGGGTCAAGAGGATGAGGCCATCAAGCGAAAGAGGGCTTTTGCCCCATATCAAATAAATGAGGCGCTCTTGGCCTCGGCCAAAAAAGATGCGCTTGTGATGCACTGCCTGCCCGCTCACCGCGGCGAGGAGATTGAGGCCGCGGTCTTGGACGGCCCCCATTCGGTCGTCTTCGATCAGGCCGAAAATAGGCTTCATGTCCAAAAGGCCCTTTTGAGTCTACTCATCGGGGATGAGAAATGA
- a CDS encoding acetylornithine transaminase — translation MNTYARLPILFERGEGSYLFDVEGKRYIDFLSGLGVSSVGHSHPKVVSAIKAQAEKLIHTSNLFYTSPQIELAKKIVGLSFADKVFFANSGAEANEGAVKLARKYSKAKKGEGCYEIITALRSFHGRTMKMLAATGQPDKQRPFEPMPVGFKHIPLNEIETLRSTISEKTCAIMLEPIQGEGGVYPCDKDYLKAIRRLCDESGLILIFDEVQTGIGRTGEMFAYEFYGIEPDIMTLAKGLGGGLPIGALLAKDEFSRAFSPGDHGSTFGGNLLVCAAALAVLEVIDKEDLLTNCKNMSVKIMKRLEAMPKSSGITEIRGTGLMIGIELASPGAKAAVKSALSKGLIINAIGDRIIRFLPPLSIGEKEIDLAMDIFEDVIMSRSGKEEMI, via the coding sequence ATGAACACCTATGCCCGTCTCCCCATCCTCTTTGAGAGGGGGGAGGGCTCCTATCTCTTTGATGTCGAGGGCAAGCGTTATATCGATTTCTTGAGCGGTCTAGGGGTCAGCAGCGTCGGACACTCCCATCCCAAAGTCGTCTCGGCGATCAAAGCTCAGGCCGAAAAACTCATCCACACCTCAAATCTCTTCTATACGTCTCCCCAGATAGAGCTTGCAAAAAAGATTGTCGGCCTATCCTTCGCTGACAAGGTCTTCTTTGCCAATAGTGGGGCCGAGGCCAATGAGGGAGCGGTTAAACTCGCCCGCAAATACTCAAAGGCCAAGAAGGGCGAAGGATGCTATGAGATAATAACTGCCCTTAGATCGTTTCACGGCCGGACTATGAAGATGCTGGCCGCAACCGGCCAGCCCGATAAACAGAGACCGTTTGAACCGATGCCGGTCGGCTTCAAGCACATTCCCCTAAACGAGATCGAGACCCTGCGCTCAACGATAAGCGAAAAGACTTGTGCGATAATGTTGGAGCCGATCCAGGGCGAGGGTGGCGTCTATCCATGTGATAAGGATTATTTGAAGGCGATCCGCAGACTCTGCGACGAATCGGGGCTGATTCTGATCTTCGATGAGGTCCAGACCGGAATCGGCCGCACGGGCGAGATGTTTGCCTATGAGTTCTACGGCATAGAGCCGGATATAATGACCCTGGCCAAGGGTCTTGGAGGTGGCCTTCCGATAGGGGCCCTCCTCGCCAAAGACGAGTTCTCTCGGGCCTTTAGCCCAGGGGATCATGGCTCCACATTTGGTGGAAATCTTCTCGTCTGCGCTGCCGCTTTGGCCGTTCTTGAAGTGATCGATAAAGAGGATTTACTGACAAATTGCAAGAATATGTCAGTTAAGATAATGAAGAGACTCGAGGCGATGCCAAAGAGCTCTGGCATAACCGAGATCAGAGGGACGGGGCTCATGATCGGAATAGAGCTGGCCAGCCCGGGGGCAAAAGCAGCCGTAAAGAGCGCCCTTAGCAAGGGTCTAATAATAAACGCCATAGGCGATAGGATAATCCGCTTTTTACCCCCGCTTTCGATCGGGGAGAAGGAGATCGACCTAGCGATGGATATCTTCGAGGATGTAATCATGAGCAGAAGCGGAAAAGAGGAGATGATTTGA
- the argB gene encoding acetylglutamate kinase yields the protein MNNALRAEVLVHALPYIKDYYGKTVVIKYGGGAMVDENLKKSVATDIVLMKYVGINPVIIHGGGPDITEVMKKMNKDVKFVGGLRVTDKETMELVKMVLVGKTNKEIVKLINRHGRLAVGISGDDGGLILAKKMMIEGVDLGFVGEVEKINSDILVDLIDDGFTPVIASVGVGRDGESYNINADFVAAEIASALSADKIIFLTDVDGLYADFSDKASLISELTLNESKAMIEKGGLGEGMLPKLKACAKALDDGVNRAHILNGTTPHSLLLEIFTDEGIGTMITGG from the coding sequence ATGAACAATGCACTTAGGGCCGAGGTTCTGGTCCATGCCCTTCCCTATATCAAAGACTACTATGGCAAGACTGTCGTCATCAAATACGGCGGAGGCGCCATGGTTGATGAGAATCTCAAGAAGTCGGTCGCAACAGATATCGTCCTCATGAAGTACGTCGGGATCAATCCGGTCATCATCCACGGCGGCGGACCAGATATAACTGAGGTCATGAAGAAGATGAACAAAGATGTCAAGTTCGTCGGCGGCCTTAGAGTGACCGACAAGGAGACGATGGAACTGGTCAAGATGGTCTTGGTCGGCAAAACAAACAAGGAAATAGTAAAGTTGATCAACCGGCACGGGCGACTGGCCGTCGGAATCAGCGGTGATGATGGCGGGCTGATACTGGCCAAAAAGATGATGATAGAGGGGGTCGATCTCGGCTTTGTGGGCGAGGTGGAGAAGATAAACTCGGACATCTTGGTAGATCTGATCGACGACGGGTTCACCCCGGTCATCGCCTCGGTCGGAGTCGGCCGGGACGGCGAGAGTTACAACATAAATGCCGACTTCGTTGCGGCCGAGATAGCCTCAGCCCTTTCGGCCGATAAGATAATATTCTTAACCGATGTTGACGGACTATATGCTGATTTTAGCGACAAGGCTTCACTCATATCGGAGCTTACGCTCAACGAATCGAAGGCCATGATCGAGAAGGGCGGTTTAGGCGAAGGGATGCTGCCCAAACTAAAGGCTTGCGCGAAAGCTCTCGATGATGGCGTAAATAGGGCGCATATCTTAAACGGGACCACCCCCCACTCCTTGCTCCTGGAGATCTTCACTGACGAGGGGATTGGGACTATGATAACGGGCGGGTGA
- the argJ gene encoding bifunctional glutamate N-acetyltransferase/amino-acid acetyltransferase ArgJ has protein sequence MEDELYKMIEGGVAAPLGFLAAGVACGIKASGKKDLALIVSKKKAKAAAVFTTNKMAAAPVEMSRMNIADGLASAAVINSGNANACTGEAGRRDAKMMAEVAAEALKVEAKDVIVASTGIIGVPLPTNKIFEGIREGAGELKKGGNAASAEAIMTTDTYQKEMAISLPFGGREVRIGGMAKGSGMIAPNMATMLAFITTDIDICRTCLKEALTEVVETSFNMITVDGECSTNDMVLAMANGLANNDKLISSDPDYPVFLEALRYVAQTLAKLVVKDGEGITKFIEIEVAHARSDDEAKLAAMAVANSLLVKTAFFGEDANWGRILSAVGHSGAALNKERVDVKLMDTVIVSAGKGSGFDEDKVSEDLKQDEIKLFIDLNLGEGRAVVWTCDLSYDYIKINADYRT, from the coding sequence TTGGAAGATGAGCTATATAAAATGATTGAAGGCGGGGTTGCGGCCCCCTTAGGTTTTCTGGCGGCCGGGGTGGCCTGTGGCATCAAGGCGAGCGGCAAGAAGGATTTGGCCCTGATAGTCTCCAAGAAGAAGGCCAAGGCGGCCGCCGTATTTACAACAAACAAGATGGCGGCCGCCCCGGTCGAGATGAGCCGGATGAATATAGCAGACGGGCTTGCCTCTGCTGCGGTTATAAACAGCGGAAATGCTAATGCTTGCACCGGTGAAGCGGGCAGGCGCGATGCTAAGATGATGGCTGAAGTAGCAGCCGAGGCGCTTAAGGTCGAGGCCAAAGACGTCATCGTCGCTTCGACCGGCATAATCGGGGTGCCCCTGCCCACAAACAAGATCTTCGAGGGGATTAGGGAAGGGGCGGGCGAGCTAAAAAAGGGGGGCAACGCCGCTTCGGCAGAGGCGATAATGACAACCGATACCTATCAGAAAGAGATGGCCATAAGCTTACCCTTTGGGGGGAGAGAGGTCAGAATTGGGGGCATGGCCAAGGGTTCCGGAATGATCGCCCCCAACATGGCAACCATGCTCGCCTTCATTACCACAGATATCGATATCTGCCGGACCTGCTTGAAAGAGGCCTTGACTGAGGTGGTCGAGACCTCCTTCAACATGATAACCGTCGATGGCGAGTGCAGCACCAACGATATGGTTCTGGCGATGGCAAACGGTTTGGCAAATAATGACAAGCTAATCTCGAGCGATCCTGACTACCCGGTCTTTTTAGAAGCCCTAAGATACGTAGCCCAGACGCTGGCCAAGCTCGTAGTCAAAGATGGCGAGGGGATAACCAAATTCATAGAGATCGAGGTCGCTCATGCCAGAAGCGATGATGAGGCCAAACTTGCGGCCATGGCGGTGGCCAATTCGCTACTGGTCAAAACGGCCTTCTTTGGAGAGGATGCCAATTGGGGCCGGATACTCTCGGCCGTCGGCCACTCAGGAGCAGCTCTCAATAAAGAAAGGGTCGATGTGAAGCTGATGGATACCGTCATCGTATCGGCTGGGAAAGGAAGCGGCTTCGATGAAGATAAGGTGTCGGAAGATTTGAAACAGGATGAAATCAAGCTCTTCATCGATCTGAATCTTGGAGAGGGAAGGGCGGTCGTCTGGACATGCGATCTCTCCTACGACTACATCAAGATCAACGCCGACTACCGGACTTAA
- the argC gene encoding N-acetyl-gamma-glutamyl-phosphate reductase, with product MLRIGIVGASGYTGSELMRLLINHPKVEVSYVTANRHIGTKVADLNKGLYGLIGLSFEEFDPRRVKDLTDFVFVALPHGKSMDVVPALLESGVKLIDLSGDFRFADKDIYESWYKMEHTAGSLLGKAAYGLSELNREMIKASSFVANPGCFPTGAILALAPALKADLIEASGIIIDALTGTSGAGRVASEELHFSEVSENVTSYKLGGIHQHIPEMEAELAKIAGVEVKVSFSPHLASFSRGIYSTIYADLKKKTSLEDVISVYDGFYAGEHFVKVLLKGHYPEVKSVSGSNFCQIGIAVDERLNRLIIISAIDNLIKGASGQAIQNMNLMLGLKEKDGLEMAGLRP from the coding sequence ATGCTTAGGATAGGAATAGTTGGAGCCTCAGGTTATACCGGCTCTGAGCTGATGCGTCTACTCATAAACCATCCAAAGGTAGAGGTGAGCTATGTCACCGCAAACCGTCACATCGGCACCAAAGTTGCAGACCTCAACAAGGGGCTCTACGGTCTGATTGGTCTCTCCTTTGAGGAGTTTGACCCCAGGCGGGTAAAAGATCTGACCGACTTCGTCTTTGTGGCCCTGCCCCACGGCAAGTCGATGGACGTAGTTCCGGCCCTTTTAGAGAGCGGCGTCAAGCTCATCGATTTGAGCGGAGATTTCAGATTTGCCGACAAAGATATCTATGAGAGCTGGTATAAGATGGAGCACACCGCAGGCTCACTTCTGGGCAAGGCGGCCTATGGTCTTTCCGAGTTGAACCGGGAGATGATTAAGGCCAGCTCATTTGTCGCAAATCCGGGTTGCTTTCCAACGGGGGCTATTTTAGCTCTCGCCCCGGCTCTAAAGGCGGATCTGATCGAGGCAAGCGGCATCATAATAGATGCTCTTACCGGCACCTCCGGAGCTGGCCGGGTGGCCAGCGAGGAGCTCCACTTCTCGGAGGTCAGCGAGAACGTAACCTCCTACAAACTTGGCGGCATACATCAACACATACCGGAAATGGAAGCGGAGCTCGCCAAGATCGCCGGGGTTGAGGTGAAGGTCTCTTTCTCTCCCCATCTCGCGTCCTTTTCCCGGGGAATATATAGCACCATCTACGCCGATCTAAAAAAGAAGACCTCTTTGGAAGATGTCATATCGGTCTACGATGGCTTCTATGCCGGTGAGCATTTTGTAAAGGTCCTTTTAAAAGGCCACTATCCCGAGGTCAAGTCGGTTAGCGGTTCCAACTTCTGCCAGATCGGAATCGCCGTCGATGAGAGGTTGAACCGGTTGATAATCATCTCGGCCATTGACAATCTGATCAAGGGGGCGTCCGGTCAGGCGATACAGAACATGAACCTGATGCTCGGCCTAAAAGAGAAAGATGGTCTTGAGATGGCGGGCTTAAGACCATAA